The following are encoded together in the Lactuca sativa cultivar Salinas chromosome 1, Lsat_Salinas_v11, whole genome shotgun sequence genome:
- the LOC111888779 gene encoding aspartyl protease AED3, whose amino-acid sequence MELANCLLPQLLVLLLSVVSAHSLNPTCNSNDNDSTLKVYHVSSPCSPFRPKTPLSWAETVLQMQADDKTRLSYLSNLVAGRSFVPIGSGRQIVQSPTYIVKAKIGTPAQTLLMALDTSTDMAMVPCSGCVGCASAGFGFAKSTTFSSLNCGSAKCKQVQNSNCLGNACSMNITYGSSSIAANLAQDNLTLATDTVLGYSFGCISKTTGTSLPPQGVLGLGRGPLSLLSQSKSLYKSTFSYCLPSFKSPKYSGTLRLGPNGQPKNIKFTPLLTNPRRPSLYYVKLIGIKVGPKLVNIPPSAFALNPNNGAGTVVDSGTVFTRLVTPAYTAVRDEFRRRMGKKTVVTSLGGFDTCYTVPIGKQVPTMTFMFEGADLSMKQENFLIYSSTGTTTCLAMSASPSLNVIANMQQQNHRILFDLPNSRIGISAESCS is encoded by the exons ATGGAGCTTGCAAACTGTCTTCTCCCACAACTCCTTGTCCTCCTCCTCTCCGTCGTCTCCGCCCATTCCCTCAACCCAACCTGCAACTCAAACGACAATGACTCCACCCTCAAAGTCTACCACGTCTCCAGTCCTTGCTCCCCCTTCCGCCCCAAAACGCCACTCTCCTGGGCAGAGACTGTCCTCCAAATGCAGGCCGACGACAAAACCCGTCTCTCCTACCTCTCGAACCTAGTCGCCGGACGCTCCTTCGTCCCCATTGGCTCCGGCAGACAGATCGTGCAAAGTCCTACGTACATCGTAAAGGCGAAGATCGGAACTCCGGCTCAGACATTGCTTATGGCGTTGGATACCAGCACTGATATGGCCATGGTTCCTTGCTCCGGCTGCGTCGGTTGTGCTTCTGCTGGCTTTGGTTTTGCCAAGTCGACTACTTTTTCGTCTCTTAACTGCGGTTCTGCTAAATGCAAACAG GTGCAAAACTCCAACTGTTTAGGAAACGCTTGCTCGATGAACATAACATATGGAAGTTCCTCTATAGCCGCGAATTTGGCACAAGATAACCTAACCCTAGCCACAGACACTGTCCTCGGTTACTCCTTCGGTTGCATTTCAAAGACCACAGGGACGTCTCTACCTCCACAAGGTGTTTTAGGACTCGGTCGTGGCCCACTTTCATTGTTATCTCAATCAAAAAGCCTTTACAAATCAACATTCTCATACTGTCTGCCCAGTTTCAAATCTCCCAAATACTCGGGAACCCTGAGATTGGGTCCAAATGGTCAACCGAAAAACATCAAGTTCACTCCACTACTAACAAACCCTAGAAGGCCATCGCTATACTATGTTAAACTCATCGGAATCAAGGTTGGCCCTAAGCTAGTCAACATCCCTCCAAGTGCCTTCGCACTTAACCCGAACAATGGCGCTGGCACCGTTGTGGATTCTG GGACTGTATTCACAAGGCTAGTGACTCCGGCATACACGGCGGTGAGAGATGAGTTCAGGCGGCGAATGGGGAAAAAGACGGTGGTAACATCGTTAGGAGGGTTTGACACATGCTACACAGTCCCAATCGGAAAACAAGTTCCGACGATGACATTCATGTTTGAAGGAGCAGATTTGTCGATGAAGCAAGAGAACTTTCTGATCTACAGCTCCACCGGAACCACCACATGCCTGGCTATGTCGGCGTCACCTTCCCTGAATGTCATCGCGAATATGCAGCAACAGAATCATCGGATCCTTTTTGACCTGCCAAATTCCAGGATCGGCATCTCGGCAGAAAGCTGCTCTTGA